From a region of the Impatiens glandulifera chromosome 4, dImpGla2.1, whole genome shotgun sequence genome:
- the LOC124936158 gene encoding uncharacterized protein At4g00950 — MEVMIPPSPSPVDFNFNFDSTSTTPFISAPSSPQPFGTNPLFYSAPASPTRISAFYRDFEHFYAGAGDDDGCDSPSSIPFKWEEKPGIRKTNDDFEFDFSGQLDITSVSAADELFDGGVIKPLKLPPRLHFNEVGTINSPKSPKPIIMVDPLTATATAPEKKETERGRGGERKSSSSSSSNVRRKGSRSLSPLRVFDIFSDHDQEDGPKEQQQNQQSSTSLISKWGWKSWKLKDLLLFRSASEGRATDKSPMMMMKKYEIMKKTGEEDVKNSSFRSNESSSGSVKGGGRRKGPPASAHEIHYTVNRAASEEMKRRTSLPYRHGLMGCLGFNPVVRDQISRRFESMTRGR; from the coding sequence atggAAGTGATGATTCCGCCGTCGCCGTCTCCGGTCGATTTCAACTTCAATTTCGACAGTACTTCAACAACCCCATTCATTAGTGCACCAAGTAGTCCTCAACCATTCGGTACTAATCCTCTCTTCTACAGCGCCCCTGCTAGCCCCACCAGAATCTCAGCCTTTTATAGAGATTTCGAACACTTCTACGCCGGCGCCGGCGACGACGACGGTTGTGATTCTCCTTCGTCAATACCATTCAAATGGGAAGAGAAACCTGGTATTCGTAAAACAAACGATGATTTCGAATTTGATTTCAGTGGTCAATTGGATATAACTTCTGTTTCCGCCGCCGATGAGTTATTCGACGGCGGTGTGATAAAACCATTGAAACTTCCTCCAAGATTGCATTTTAACGAAGTGGGTACAATCAATTCACCCAAATCACCAAAACCCATTATCATGGTGGATCCATTGACGGCGACGGCGACGGCGCCGGAGAAGAAAGAAACGGAGCGTGGAAGAGGAGGAGAGAGAaagtcatcttcttcatcttcatcaaatgTAAGGAGAAAGGGAAGTAGATCATTGTCACCATTAAGGGTATTTGATATCTTTTCTGATCATGATCAAGAAGATGGTCCAaaagaacaacaacaaaacCAACAATCATCAACTTCATTAATATCGAAATGGGGATGGAAAAGTTGGAAATTGAAAGATCTTCTTCTATTTCGTAGCGCATCGGAAGGACGAGCGACTGATAAATCTccaatgatgatgatgaaaaagtatgaaattatgaaaaagACAGGTGAAGAAGATGTTAAAAATTCAAGCTTTAGATCGAATGAAAGTTCATCTGGATCTGTTAAAGGTGGTGGTCGGAGAAAAGGACCGCCGGCGTCGGCGCATGAAATTCATTATACGGTGAACAGGGCGGCGTCGGAGGAGATGAAAAGGAGGACTTCTTTGCCTTACCGGCATGGACTTATGGGTTGTTTGGGTTTTAATCCAGTGGTTCGCGATCAGATTTCTAGACGGTTTGAATCGATGACACGTGGCAGATGA
- the LOC124935523 gene encoding serine carboxypeptidase 1-like — translation MSSQYFFVALLFVSLVIAQGHGGSMENYSFKKLLRARGQSKSNSDQNRDIVTNDINTYSPVYVSAQYGLKEADKIVALPGQPAGVTIEQYSGYVTVDPQAGRALFYYFVESNDSSSKPLVLWLNGGPGCSSLGAGGFMELGPFRPNPDGKTLWENKYSWNNEANILFLESPAGVGFSYSNTTSDYDQSGDTRTAKDAYAFLVNWLERFPEYKDRDFFLTGESYAGHYVPQLAQLIQHNNKITNQTVINLKGIAIGNALLDDEAFSRGLYESLWRHNLISDEIHDNIVASCNFFDGQSSPTCDEYLGEADAAAGNIYTYDIYAPLCSSPPSSSPGVAYFDPCTGNYVSEYLNLPEVQEALHANVSGSLPGEWESCNNYIHAAWNDWPSTVLPVVEELIESGIGGYLSFIPFLSLYYNCSGDTDYIVPTTTTIFNIDKLNTTVKTPWYPWNYQNEVGGYVVEYEKVTFVTIRGAGHFVPSYQPARALTFFSSFLNGKLPPSE, via the exons ATGAGTTCTCAATACTTCTTCGTAGCCCTCCTATTCGTTTCTCTAGTTATCGCACAAGGTCATGGAGGAAGCATGGAAAACTACTCTTTCAAGAAGCTTTTAAGAGCTCGAGGACAATCAAAAAGTAATTCTGATCAAAACCGTGATATTGTCACGAACGATATTAATACGTATTCACCGGTGTATGTAAGTGCTCAATATGGGCTTAAGGAAGCCGATAAGATCGTCGCATTACCTGGACAACCTGCCGGAGTGACCATTGAGCAATACTCGGGTTATGTAACCGTTGATCCTCAAGCCGGAAGAGCTTTATTCTACTACTTTGTGGAGTCCAACGATTCATCTTCCAAGCCCCTTGTGCTTTGGTTAAATGGAG GACCGGGCTGCTCCTCGTTGGGAGCCGGAGGTTTTATGGAACTTGGGCCCTTTCGGCCGAACCCTGATGGAAAAACATTGTGGGAGAACAAATACTCTTGGAACAATG AGGCGAATATTTTGTTCCTCGAGTCTCCAGCAGGAGTAGGGTTTTCGTACTCGAATACGACATCTGATTATGATCAAAGCGGAGACACAAGAACGGCTAAGGATGCGTATGCTTTCCTAGTAAATTGGTTAGAAAGGTTTCCAGAGTACAAAGACCGAGATTTCTTCTTAACCGGTGAGAGCTACGCGGGCCACTATGTTCCTCAACTAGCTCAACTCATTCAACACAATAACAAGATCACAAACCAAACTGTCATTAACTTAAAAGGAATTGCC ATTGGAAACGCATTATTGGACGACGAGGCATTTAGTAGAGGTTTGTACGAGTCACTATGGAGGCATAACTTGATCTCCGACGAAATTCACGACAATATCGTAGCAAGTTGTAATTTTTTCGATGGACAATCATCCCCGACGTGCGATGAATATCTTGGTGAAGCAGATGCGGCTGCTGGAAATATCTACACATACGATATTTATGCCCCCTTGTGTTCTTCACCGCCTTCCTCAAGCCCCGGG GTTGCCTATTTTGATCCATGCACGGGGAATTACGTGAGTGAATACTTGAACCTTCCCGAAGTACAAGAAGCTCTCCATGCAAATGTCTCCGGTAGCCTTCCCGGAGAATGGGAGTCTTGCAA CAATTACATTCATGCTGCTTGGAATGACTGGCCATCGACAGTGTTGCCGGTTGTTGAAGAGTTAATTGAAAGCGGGATTGGT GGATATTTGAGTTTTATTCCCTTCTTATCGTTGTATTATAATTGCAGCGGTGACACGGATTATATAGTGCCGACGACAACAACTATTTTCAACATAGACAAACTCAATACTACTGTTAAGACCCCATGGTATCCATGGAATTACCAAAATGag GTTGGCGGTTATGTGGTGGAATATGAGAAAGTGACGTTTGTGACGATAAGAGGAGCTGGACATTTTGTTCCGAGTTATCAACCTGCTCGTGCTCTTACTTTCTTCTCATCATTCCTTAATGGGAAGCTTCCGCCTTCAGAATAA